The Flavipsychrobacter sp. genome contains the following window.
TTTATACAGGAAGGCTATGATGATGATGCTTTGGGTAGTACAGATTTTAATAGTAGTACGGGTATAAAAAAGGTTGTCGATCTTTTAGAGCAGCATATGGAGCACCCTGGTATCAATACTGCCTCGGGTGGGCACTTAGGTTATATACCAGGAGGAGGATTGTATGCTGCTGCTATTGGCGATTATCTGGCCGATGTGACCAATAAATATGCAGGTGTTTTTTATGCTTCACCGGGAGCGGTACGCATAGAGAACTCATTGATAGAATGGACGGGCAAGTTGGTAGGGTATGAGCAAGGGTTTGGCGGCAACCTTACCTCTGGCGGGAGTATTGCCAACCTAATAGCTGTGACAACAGCACGTGATGCTAAGGGCATCAAAGCCAAAGATTTTCATAGAACGGTTATCTACACTACACAGCAAGCGCACCATTGTGTAGATAAAGCCATCATTATAGCTGGGTTGAGGGAGTGTGTGGTAAGGCAAGTGCCAATGGACAAGGCGTATCGTATGGATGTAGCCGCCTTGCAGGAGCAAATAAATATAGATGTGAACATGGGGTTGCAGCCCTTTATGGTGATTGCCAATGCAGGCAGTACCGATGTAGGAGCAATAGACCCTTTGATGGCGATAAGTGAAGCGGCACGAAAGAATAATTTGTGGTTTCATGTAGATGGGGCCTATGGAGGGTATTTCTTGCTATTGGAAGAGCAAAAGGCAAAAATGGATGGCATACAATATGCGGATAGCATTGTGTTAGACCCACATAAGGGTATGTTCTTGCCTTATGGTACTGGTATTGTGCTCATAAAAGAGATGCAGCATCTAAAAAATGCCTTTGCCTACGAGGCCAACTATATGCAGGATACCAATGGTTATGACAGTCAGCTGTCGCCTGCAGAAGTATCGCCCGAGTTGAGTAAGCATTTCAGAGGGCTGCGCATGTGGTTGCCCTTAAAGCTGTATGGAGAACAAGCGTTTAAAGACTGCCTGCAAGAAAAGGTGTTACTGACCAAGTATTTTTGCCAAAGAGTACAGGAAATAGGTTTTGAGCTCTGCAATGACCCTGAGCTAACCGTGGTCACCTATCGCTATGTGCCTAAGGCTGGGGATGTCAATGAATTCAATAAAAAATTACTAGAACTGATGCATAAAGATGGTAGAGTGTTTATTTCATCTACCAACGTAGGAGGCAAATATGTGTTGCGTTTTGCCTGCTTGTCTTTCCGAACCCATGTGGAGCATGTGGATGTGTTGATAGATATGTTGGAAAAAGGAGTAAGTCAGCTGGCTTAGTTTTACTTAAGCTATTGAAAATCAGTTTATATTTAATATTTATTAATAAAACATCTGCATAACTACTGGATAACCTATGTCTTATCCACATTCTGCGTGGAACTGTTCCATTTATCGCGTGGAACGTTAACTTTGTATAGCACAGGATATTGAAAAATATAAGGTGAGATCTATATGCAGTTGACGTATTACGGACATGCTTGTTTTTCGGTGGTAGTTGGTGGTAAAACCCTGCTGTTCGACCCATTTATTTCAGGGAACGACAAGGCGCAACATGTTGACATTGAGCAGATTAAGGCTGATTATATCCTTCAATCTCATGGACATGAAGACCATATTGCCGATTTGTTGCCTATAGCCAAGCGTACAGGTGCCAAGGTAGTGGCCATGGCCGAGATAGCTGGCTGGGTACAAGCACAAGGCTATGATAATGTGCATGCTATGAACTATGGGGCTGTAGATATGGAGTTTGGTGAGGTGCGTATGGTAATAGCAGGGCATAGTAGCTCTCTGCCCGATGGAAGTAACGGTGGCAACCCTGCCGGTTTTGTCATCAAACCAGACGAAGGTAGTTTTTACTATGCCGGAGATACCTGTTTGATGATGGACATGCAGTTGATACCTCGTTTTGCGACTATTGACTTTGCAGTAATGCCGATAGGTGGCAACTTTACCATGAATGCAGCTGATGCCATAATAGCATCGGATTTTATAAAATGTGATAAAATAATTGGTGTGCACTATGATACATGGCCACCAATAAGCATAGATAAAGACAAGGCCAAACAGGCATTTACAGCAGCGGGTAAGCAGCTGATACTACCTGAAATAGGCGAGACATTAACGGTATAACAAGAGCGTGGTGTAGAAAAAAGAGGTAACTTGAATTTGTAGAAGGTTTTAATTTAAGAACAGAAACATGGCGAAAATAATAGCTATAGCAAACCAGAAAGGAGGAGTAGGGAAAACTACTACGGCAATCAACTTGGCAGCAAGTTTAGCAGTGCTGGAGTACAAAACATTATTGGTAGATGCCGACCCTCAGGCAAATAGTACTACAGGTAATGGTTTTGACCTGAGAAATATCCAGTTGAGTTTGTATGACTGCATGGTCAATGACACAGACTCTTCTCAAGTGATATTGGAGACGGAAACACCCAATTTAAGCTTATTGCCATCTCACCTCGATCTGGTGGGTGCGGAGATAGAATTGATCCACCACCCTAATAGGGAGCATGTGATGAAGCAAGCGCTGGATCATCAGCGGGATAAGTATGACTTTATCATTATCGACTGCTCTCCTTCATTGGGCTTGATCACTGTGAATGCATTAACCGCTGCAGATAGTGTAGTGATACCGGTACAGTGTGAATACTTTGCACTGGAAGGTTTGGGTAAATTGTTAAACACGATCAAAATAGTTCAGACAAGAATAAACCCTAACCTACAGATAGAAGGTATCCTGATGACCATGTACGATGGTCGCTTGCGCCTATCTAATCAAGTAGTGGAAGAAATTAAAAACCATTTTGACGAACTCGTATTCAATACTATAGTTCATAGAAATACTCGTCTTGGCGAAGCGCCAAGCTTTGGTTCTCCTGCATTGATGTATGATGCGGAAAGTACAGGTGCTATCAACTACCTGAACTTGAGCAAGGAGATCTTGCAGAAGAATAATATGACTAAGATTAAGAACGAGGATAAAATATTTGAGGACGAAAATGTCACAGACCAATAAGAAAAAAGCATTAGGGAAAGGTATTCGCGCATTATTGAATACCATTGACGAAGAGGTGAAGGATGCGGGTGCGATCAAAAATGTACCCCCTTCAGTATCGGGAGATAATGCGGGTAGCATTATGCGTGTACCTGTAGAGCAGATAGTGGTTAACCCTAAGCAACCGAGAAGAGATTTTGATGAGCAGGCGTTAAAAGAATTGTCGGAGAGTATTAAACTACACGACATCATACAGCCTATTACAGTCGTAAAGCTTGCTCCTAATAAATATCAGCTTATATCGGGCGAGCGTCGTTGGAGAGCTTCCAAAATGGCAGGCTTGAAAGATGTGCCAGCCTATATACGTGTTGCAGAAGACGATCAGGAGTTGTTAGAGTTAGCCCTGTTGGAGAACTTGCAACGTGAAGATCTGAACGCTATTGAGATAGCACTTAGCTACCAGCAGTTGATGGACGAATGCGACTTGACGCAAGAGCAAGTAGCAGAGCGTATGAAGAAAGACCGTACAACGGTGACCAACTACTTAAGAATATTACGTCTGCCACCGGATATACAAAAGTCGGTACGTGATGGGCAATTAAGTATGGGCCATGCAAGAGCTATTATAGGGCTGGAGCAGGTAGATGAGCAACTTTATGTGTTTAGAGAAGTGAGAGAGAAAAAGCTGTCGGTAAGACAAACGGAACAGTTAGTAAAGAATATAGCATCTAAAGACGGAGGAGTGACTAAAAAAGCGCCTGCTACCAAGTTGCCGCCTGCCTATAAGCGTATTGAAGATAATATGGCCTCTCATTTTTCTACAAGAGTAAGGCTGGATAGAAAGAAGACAGGAAAAGGTACAGTTACTATAGAATTTTATAATGACGAAGACCTAGAGCGTATTATGGAACAAATGAAGCTGTAATTAATCAATAAGAACTTATAAATTTGGGGCTGTAACACAGCCCCTTTTTCATATTATGAACGGTGTACCAGAAGATTGGCGGAAAACAGCAGAAGCGCATCAGAAGTTATATAAGCAAATGCTGCAGAAGGGTAAGAAGAATCTGATCCTCAAAGCATTGCCAGATCTGCATGAAGAGGCATTTGAACAAATAGACTGTTTGGACTGTGCCAATTGTTGTAAAAATTATTCTCCCCGTTTCAAAAAGCCTGATATAAAGCGTATTGCCAAGGTGATAGGCATGAAGGAGGGTGATATGATATTGCAATACCTGACTATGGATGAAGATGGGGATTATGTTTTAAGGCAGTCTCCTTGTCCTTTTTTGGCTAGTGATAATACCTGTGATATTTATGAAGATCGTCCTACGGATTGCAGGAGGTACCCTTATACAGATGAAGATGTATTGCTCAAACGTGTGAACATAACGTTGAAGAATGCAACAATATGCCCGGCTACTTATTATGTATTAGAAAAGCTAAGAGCGGTTATTAGTAAATAAATACACCGCTTGGGTTGAAGTTTCTACTCAACGAGTCCAGTATTCTTGACGTGTCGCTAGGGCTGGCGCTAATAGGCATGGCTACAAAGTAGTAGTTGGTATCTTCTTTGATGATCTCCACGTTATTGCCATAGCTCTTCAGCTGGCGGTAACGTTTGTGAGCACGTTCTTTACTGTCGTAAGTGTTAAGGATCACTTTAAGCTTTAGTGTTACTGGCGTTGCTTCTATCATTGAAGTACTTTCCTCCACAACTTCTTCTTCTGGTTCTGCTTCATTAGTTGCAGTGCTGTCACTTGTAGTTGTGTCAACTGGGCTAACTACAGGTAGTGTTTCTTCCTCAGGTAGCGTTTGGTTAAGTAGCTCTTCTGTAGGGGTAGGAGGTGGTGTAGTACTAGCTTTATTACCATTCATCTGGTTATAAAACTGCCAACCTAAGAAACCCGCTGCCGCTAGTAATATGACGATTAACGCCACCAAAACTATTCTCACCCAGTTTAGCTTAGGCTCTTCTTCTTCAAGAGATGGAGCATCTGGTATGTGTGAGGTTTGTTGTTGGTAGCCAGGTGTTACCGGTTGAGGTATTGGTGTTTGCTGTGGCAAAGTAAATCCACCAATTGTTGTTTCAGGTCTTTTTGCAGGGCTCTTAGGAGCCTTTATAGCAGGTGGCCTGAATTGTAGTTGAGGTGCAGTAATAAAATAAGCTTTCCCGCTTTCCTCTGCCAGCTTACCAAGAGCAGGTATCGCTACCGTATTTCCTGCAGCTATTTCCTGTTTAGCCTTTTCGCTAAACTCATTAAGCGCTTTAGTAGCTTTGGAGATACTTATTTGCTCATTGGTAGCAATAAAGTTGGATAAAGATTCATCGATATTACCATTAGTAGATAAAAGGATCTCCTTGATAGGTGCGTGTAGCGACTCTCCATCGTAGGTAGCCGGCTTTGACTTTAGCTCAAGCGTACCTAGACCGTTCACATAACATTTGTTATGCTTTAGGAGAAAAAGACCTATATATTTAGCTACATTCATCTACTATGTCCGATTGGGCTGCAAAATAAGCAATCGCCAAAGAATTAAGCAATTGAAATAAGGATTATTTAAAATTTAAGCTGAATACCTCCGTATACGTTCATGCCGTAAGCATCGTATCCATACCATCTTTGGTAGCCACTATTCAACAAGTTGTAGGCATTCACAAAGGCTGATAGGCGTTTAATGAACTCATATTCTGCACCCACACCAAGATCAATGATCGTATTAAGTTTTACTTTCTTGTTATTCTTATCAAGAGCATAAAGCTCATCCTTTACAGATAAGTACCCTGTGATAGTAAGGTGTTTGATAGGAGATGCTGCCACATCTGCTCCAAACTCAATGCCCGGCATGTGCCATACTTCAACAAAACTGTGTTTGTAAAAGTTATTCCACCTTCCGTTAAACCCAAGTGTGAATGTATGAGCTATTTGGTAACGTATAGAAGCTTGTAAGGACAAGTTGTTGATCTTACTGTCATACAAGATATTAAAGCGTTTATTATCAGTAAGTGTATCGTTGACAAATAGCGGTAAGCCATTATACTCCCACCAGCTTGCACGGCCGCTAAAAGAAAGGTTGTTGCTTATATTACTTTTTATTTCAGCAAAGACCTCATTGGTAGTAGTTTGTTGTACCGTAAAACTATTGCTCATGTATGGGTTAATACCTGAAAGGCTACGATAGTTATTCGCTAACAATTTAGCTTGCCAACCTACATTGAGTAGAAACTGAGTATTAGGTACTCGGAAAGAAGCTTCAATGTCTGGCAACATGTAAGTGCTGCTGTTTTGACCGAACGTTGGGTTGATACCTGCTCTTAAGTCAAAACTATTAGTATGTAAGTTAATACCCGGTCTGAACTGAATGATATTGCTGCTTTGACTGGTTAGGCTATTTTTAAACTGGTTGGTCTCTACGTAAATACCAGCAAATAGTTGCAAAGTGCTATCTACTTCGTATTGAAAAGGGGCATTTAATCCAATGCTTGTTTCAGAAGCATTTCTACTATCAGAATAACTGTCAAAAGATATAGTTGGTTGATAGCTTATGCGCTTGATACCCATTTGATTGTTGGCTAGCCCCAAATCAATATGAATACCAGTGAAAGCTTGTTTTAAACTATCCGTATCATATGCATATACGGTATGGTCGTACCCATAGTAATAATATTGGTTACGACTAATGCCCACACCTACATTAATGGCATTGTCTCCTTTGTAGTAAGTGCCTTCAGCTTCCATTCCTGTAAGGGAAGTTTGCTGTCCTGCAATATTCCCTTTTTGAGAAAGATGCTGTAAGTGTATGGCTGTTTTATAGTTTTCTCCTTGCAGGCTACCTATCCCTGCATCTAAAAAGATGGTAGATAAATTACCCCCACCAAGCTTTACATAGTTGGCAAATGGTTGTTGACTATTGTTCTTAGTAAGCGCCAATGGTTGTAAAGGAAGGGGGCTATATGTATAGTTCAACTTTTGAGGAGGAACATCATAACGAAAATTAGGCTTAGAAGTATCCAGCGGTGGTAATGCAGGCGTTAAAGCAGGTTTAGCACTTTGTTTTACTTCAGGCTTGTAAGATTGTATTATCTCAATAGTAGACCCCTTTATAGTCGTGTCTTCAGCTGTTTGCGCAACAGCAATTTTGCTACTTAGCAAAAGCACTATCGATAAACATAGGTATGTATACTTCATGTACGACACTGTTATTCAGATAATTTACTTTCCTTTTTATCTAATTTCTTCACTTCACTAAGCTTGTCTTTTGCTATTGTTTTTAGCTCTTCGATCTTAGTGTTTTTTATGATACTCTTCAATGTTGCTTGCGCATTGAAGTAATCTTTCTGACTGGTTAAAACATCTGCCAGCAATAAGTAAGACTTAACTACCCAGTAGTCGCTACCCAATGATTTTTTTATCGTTTCACTAGCGGCTTCCTCTGCTTCAGTTACCTGCCCCTGTAAGAAGTATAGCTCGGCAATGTTATATCTCGCTTCTGCTGCTACGTCTGCTTTTTTGGCATCGGTTATCTTCTTGTAGGCTTCCAGCGCTGCAGGGTAGTCTTTTTGCTCTTTGAACGCTTTGGCTTTGTATAGGTTTATGTTGGTTAAGGTATTTTCATCTATGCCAGGCAAAGAAGATAATGTGTCGGCAAAGAGCGCAGCATTATTTAGGTCTCCTTGTAGATAGTAGCTCTGCATCAAGCCATTGTAAGCTATTTTCAAGCTCTCTGTTTCCAAAGCACTATTGCGAAGTAGCGAGTAGTATTGAGTGGCCTTTGTATAGTCTTTATTATTGAAGGCAATAACAGCTGCTTGCAGAGCACTGTTTTCAGAGAAATTGCTCCAGTTATTCGCTAAAACAGCATCGTAATAAGATAGCGCTTCAGTCTCTTTGTTTAACTTTTTATAAGACTCTGCCGTATAATAGTTGGCCTTGGTAATGAATATGCCATTTGGGAACTCAGCTATATATTTTTGAAAAGAGGTAATGGCAGCTTCAAAATTGTTATCAGCAAACTGAGTTTCCGCTGCAGCGTAATAAGTAGAGTCGGTAGCGTTCTGGTGCTCCTCAGCCATATTGTTGTCTTTAAGCAACTGTACGTAGGCTTTAGGCTGATTGGTTTGTATGTATAAACTCTTTAGCGCTTCCAATGCTGGTGGTCTTTCTTCTGATGTAGGGTATTGTTCTGCTATTGCTTTGTAGGCATTTATAGCTTTCTGAAGTTGACCTACCTGTTGATACGAGAAGCCTATTTTCATCCATGCTTTCGGTGCAAGATTCCTGCGGTCGTAAGCTTCGGTCAGAGGAGTTAATGTTTTTATAGCAGCGCTATATTTATCTTCTTCTATATAGGTCAACGCCATTTCATATCTCGCCTCGTAAGCATACATTTTAGAGGTCTCAACCAATCCTTGTAATAAGGTCACTTTTTCTTTGTTTTGACCTTGTAAGCCTAAAATAATAGCCTTTTGATATAAGGCGTAATCCTTTTCAGGGCTATTGGCAGCAATCACACTATTATAAAGCTCAATGGCTTTAGGGTAGTTCTTCTGCATGAACACTGCATCTGCCTCTTTCAACGTAGTAGCAATGGCAATAGCTGAGTCTTGTTGTTGTGTTAAGAGTTTAGACTTATTGAAATAAGTCTGAGCCTCATCATATTTACCAAGCTCCATAGAGGCATAGCCCATGTTGAGCAATATGTTTTGTTCAGAAGCCGAAGGGCTTAAGTAGGTAACCCACTTTCTACCCTCTTGGTTGTTCAGGTAAGCAGTAGCATGTTTTAGAACATCTGCATACTGCTGATTTTGGTAGGCAATTTCTGCTTTCCAGAAATTACTAGCTGTTGTGTAGGTATTATCTACAGGGTATTTCAAAGATTTGTTGAGTAGTGCTTCCGCTTCAGCAGTTTGTCCTGCTTGCAAAAGTTGCATGGCATAGCCATAGGTTACCTTCTGCGATACCCGAGCATAGTCAGAAGTTTTAGTGGCTACTTCTTGCAGCGCATTGTAGGCCTCTGCATAGTTGCTGGTTTTTATCAGCAGGTCAGAAAGCATGGTATTGGCTTCGTCGGCAAAACGAGATCGACTAAAGTCTGCTAGCAATAAGTTGATATAATATATCGCCTCAGCATTATACCCTAAGTCGTAAGATAGTTTTGCACTCAAGAATAGAGATGCCTCTTTTTGTGCCGATATATAAGGCATGTCTGCACAAATACTATAAGCATTTCTGGCACTTAGTTTATCGCCTGTTTTTAGGTAGCAATCACCAAGTAGGTACATAGAGGTTTGTCCTAACGAATCTTTGGTGTCGCTAAGTTGTTTTAGCTTGTCAATGGCTTGTTCCCATTTGCTAGCGTCATAATAACAATATGCAAACTCATAGAGATCTTCTTTTCTGATGATGTCGGTATTGTTATAATAATGCTCAAAGTATGGGAGTGCAGCATCGTAATTGCCTTCCTCAAAATATATCTGAGCTACTAGTAAGTGCAGCTCGTTGTGGTAATATGTTTTTTCTCTTTTTTGAATTAGTCTTAATGCTTCTTTTTGCGCTTTTTCTTTTTCCCCTTTGAAGTAATGTATCTCCGCAATGTAGTAAGGAACCATGCTTTCGTATTCAGGGTTCTTTTCTACTTTCTTAAAACTCTCCAGAGCGGCATCGTAGTTGCCATTATTATAAGCCAGTAGGCCATAGTAGTAGTTGGCAGCAATATTGTATTTGCCATCTATTTCTTTGATGGCTGCAAGTAATGGTGCAGCTTGCTCTAGCTGGTTATTATTGAAATAGGCATAGGCAAGTTCAAACTTAGCGTCAGCTATTTCTCTATTGTCCAGATTGGCAATGCCTGCCATCTCGTAATATTCAATAGCTTCACCAAGCTGATTATTATTGAAGTAGTATTGTGCTAATGCAAATGCTGTCCGTTGTTTATACGTAGGGTTGGCTGTGCCATATACATAGTCTCCAGCGTGGTCTATCCCATCAGCATCATTCAGCTTTATAGCGGCTACTGTTTTATAATAAGTAGCCTCGTCTTTTTTATAGTACTGCTTAGCGTTGGTAGTTGAGGGTAGTGAAAGGTATTTGTCGGCAGATTGTATGGCAGCTCTGTAATGACCATCTAGAAATTGTTGCTTGGCTAGGGCCAACCACTTATTTTCTGTTTGTTCAGGAGCTAATACTTGAGACGACAATGGTTTGCTTAATGCGGTAAAAGCAATTAAGCAAACCAGTATTTGGGTAATCGACAGTCTATATTTTTTTGCCATTCAGCAATTTGTAATTAAAAGTTCCAAGTCACATTTACACTAGGGAATATTGGTAACTGATATATACGAGTATTGTCTATTCTGTTTATGTAAAATATGTTATTACGATTGTAGACGTTACTCATGCTAAAGGTAGTCTCAAAATTAGAATGTTCGTTCAAGTCAAAACGTTTTTTAACAGATAGGTCTAATCTATGATAAGCAGATAGTCTACCTCCATTAATGTCATTAGCATAAAGTATGCCTATGTTTCCGTTTTGAGTAGTAACATTTGTATTCACACCACTGCTTGTTGGGCTTAGGTTTTCGTAGAAACCTTGTGTTTGTGTGAATGGGAATGCAGAACCAAAGTTGAAACGTACAGATAGATCCCAATCTTTGTGTTTACCTGCTGCGTAAGAACCTAATAAGTTAACATTGATACGACGATCAAATGGTGGTGCATACTCTTGAACAGCAGTAACACCTTTAACACCATTAGGTACACCGTTTACATAGTTGTTAGTAACCTTATTGTCTTCTAGTATAGTTGTTTTGTATTTGATCTGCTGGTAAGAAACTACACCCCAAAGGTAAATACGCTTCTTTTTATATCTTGCAGAAAGGTCAACACCATAAGCAATACCGCTACCTGCAGTAAAGTCTGGGTCGCTACCATTTACTTTCACACGACTAAGTTCTATGTTTTGGTTGAAGTTTTTGTACCAAGGCTCAAGATTGAATTCTACACCTTTCACATCAACTTCTATACCCAATAACGCATGGTAAGAGCGCTGTAAATTTGATTTGACACGATTGCCATCTGTATCTAAGATCGTTTGGTCAGGACTTAGAATGAAACCTGTAAAGAAGTTTACGATGTCTCTATCGCTTTTGGTACTGATGATGTTTTGAGAGTATAAGCCAGCGGCACCTTTCAGTCTTACATTTTTAGATACGTTATACTTCAAACCTAGTCTTGGTTCCGGAGATAATGCACTTATGTTAGAGTAGTACTGTAGTCTGAACCCTGGCTCGAAGATGAACTTCTTGCTGAAGTTTTTACGATAAGTAACAAATAGACCTGCAAGTGTATTTCTTCTATCTAGTTTAGTAGCATTACCTAGTTGGTTCGTATAGTCTAGCTGTGTATGAAAGCCACTTACTTCCACACCATATTTCAACTGGCTATAACCCGGGAAGTAGTACGTAAAGTCAATACCACCTTCAAACCCGTCGATGCCACTGCTTCTTGGTGCAAAGTTGTTTTCGTTGTAGTCTATTAGGTATTTAGAATAAGCAAAACGACCATTGATCAATGCAGAGCTATTGGTAGGAGAAATAACGAATGTCATACCTGCA
Protein-coding sequences here:
- a CDS encoding aminotransferase class V-fold PLP-dependent enzyme, which translates into the protein MSADLLQQIRALEKASSVLDPDAAKREEVLATTKAYGDQFLSRVTTTPTFIQEGYDDDALGSTDFNSSTGIKKVVDLLEQHMEHPGINTASGGHLGYIPGGGLYAAAIGDYLADVTNKYAGVFYASPGAVRIENSLIEWTGKLVGYEQGFGGNLTSGGSIANLIAVTTARDAKGIKAKDFHRTVIYTTQQAHHCVDKAIIIAGLRECVVRQVPMDKAYRMDVAALQEQINIDVNMGLQPFMVIANAGSTDVGAIDPLMAISEAARKNNLWFHVDGAYGGYFLLLEEQKAKMDGIQYADSIVLDPHKGMFLPYGTGIVLIKEMQHLKNAFAYEANYMQDTNGYDSQLSPAEVSPELSKHFRGLRMWLPLKLYGEQAFKDCLQEKVLLTKYFCQRVQEIGFELCNDPELTVVTYRYVPKAGDVNEFNKKLLELMHKDGRVFISSTNVGGKYVLRFACLSFRTHVEHVDVLIDMLEKGVSQLA
- a CDS encoding metal-dependent hydrolase, producing the protein MQLTYYGHACFSVVVGGKTLLFDPFISGNDKAQHVDIEQIKADYILQSHGHEDHIADLLPIAKRTGAKVVAMAEIAGWVQAQGYDNVHAMNYGAVDMEFGEVRMVIAGHSSSLPDGSNGGNPAGFVIKPDEGSFYYAGDTCLMMDMQLIPRFATIDFAVMPIGGNFTMNAADAIIASDFIKCDKIIGVHYDTWPPISIDKDKAKQAFTAAGKQLILPEIGETLTV
- a CDS encoding AAA family ATPase, translating into MAKIIAIANQKGGVGKTTTAINLAASLAVLEYKTLLVDADPQANSTTGNGFDLRNIQLSLYDCMVNDTDSSQVILETETPNLSLLPSHLDLVGAEIELIHHPNREHVMKQALDHQRDKYDFIIIDCSPSLGLITVNALTAADSVVIPVQCEYFALEGLGKLLNTIKIVQTRINPNLQIEGILMTMYDGRLRLSNQVVEEIKNHFDELVFNTIVHRNTRLGEAPSFGSPALMYDAESTGAINYLNLSKEILQKNNMTKIKNEDKIFEDENVTDQ
- a CDS encoding ParB/RepB/Spo0J family partition protein, translating into MSQTNKKKALGKGIRALLNTIDEEVKDAGAIKNVPPSVSGDNAGSIMRVPVEQIVVNPKQPRRDFDEQALKELSESIKLHDIIQPITVVKLAPNKYQLISGERRWRASKMAGLKDVPAYIRVAEDDQELLELALLENLQREDLNAIEIALSYQQLMDECDLTQEQVAERMKKDRTTVTNYLRILRLPPDIQKSVRDGQLSMGHARAIIGLEQVDEQLYVFREVREKKLSVRQTEQLVKNIASKDGGVTKKAPATKLPPAYKRIEDNMASHFSTRVRLDRKKTGKGTVTIEFYNDEDLERIMEQMKL
- a CDS encoding YkgJ family cysteine cluster protein codes for the protein MNGVPEDWRKTAEAHQKLYKQMLQKGKKNLILKALPDLHEEAFEQIDCLDCANCCKNYSPRFKKPDIKRIAKVIGMKEGDMILQYLTMDEDGDYVLRQSPCPFLASDNTCDIYEDRPTDCRRYPYTDEDVLLKRVNITLKNATICPATYYVLEKLRAVISK
- a CDS encoding tetratricopeptide repeat protein, translating into MAKKYRLSITQILVCLIAFTALSKPLSSQVLAPEQTENKWLALAKQQFLDGHYRAAIQSADKYLSLPSTTNAKQYYKKDEATYYKTVAAIKLNDADGIDHAGDYVYGTANPTYKQRTAFALAQYYFNNNQLGEAIEYYEMAGIANLDNREIADAKFELAYAYFNNNQLEQAAPLLAAIKEIDGKYNIAANYYYGLLAYNNGNYDAALESFKKVEKNPEYESMVPYYIAEIHYFKGEKEKAQKEALRLIQKREKTYYHNELHLLVAQIYFEEGNYDAALPYFEHYYNNTDIIRKEDLYEFAYCYYDASKWEQAIDKLKQLSDTKDSLGQTSMYLLGDCYLKTGDKLSARNAYSICADMPYISAQKEASLFLSAKLSYDLGYNAEAIYYINLLLADFSRSRFADEANTMLSDLLIKTSNYAEAYNALQEVATKTSDYARVSQKVTYGYAMQLLQAGQTAEAEALLNKSLKYPVDNTYTTASNFWKAEIAYQNQQYADVLKHATAYLNNQEGRKWVTYLSPSASEQNILLNMGYASMELGKYDEAQTYFNKSKLLTQQQDSAIAIATTLKEADAVFMQKNYPKAIELYNSVIAANSPEKDYALYQKAIILGLQGQNKEKVTLLQGLVETSKMYAYEARYEMALTYIEEDKYSAAIKTLTPLTEAYDRRNLAPKAWMKIGFSYQQVGQLQKAINAYKAIAEQYPTSEERPPALEALKSLYIQTNQPKAYVQLLKDNNMAEEHQNATDSTYYAAAETQFADNNFEAAITSFQKYIAEFPNGIFITKANYYTAESYKKLNKETEALSYYDAVLANNWSNFSENSALQAAVIAFNNKDYTKATQYYSLLRNSALETESLKIAYNGLMQSYYLQGDLNNAALFADTLSSLPGIDENTLTNINLYKAKAFKEQKDYPAALEAYKKITDAKKADVAAEARYNIAELYFLQGQVTEAEEAASETIKKSLGSDYWVVKSYLLLADVLTSQKDYFNAQATLKSIIKNTKIEELKTIAKDKLSEVKKLDKKESKLSE
- a CDS encoding TonB-dependent receptor; amino-acid sequence: MQKRIGLLFIALLSLCTSVYAQSTGTIKGFVYDKETGEPMIYTNVVLIGANVGVQTDVNGYYSITKVKPGTYTLFTTLLGFDTTRVSVTVKAGDIVTKKLFIKQQSTRLKGVEISARKIEKTTKVQAGTINVTPREMKLLPSAGGEPDIAQYLQVVPGVIFTGDQGGQLYIRGGSPAQTGILLDGVTIYNPFHSIGLYSVFETDAIRNVDVHTAGFNAEYGNRTSAIVDVTTKDGNKNRLAGKLSVSPVMMRGMLEGPLSRAKKQGGAATTFLLSVKHSYLDQTSKSIYGGLGEPFESGLPYSFTDVYGKVTFNADNGSKLNLFGFNFDDKAKVINPATDSVNADFHWKATGAGMTFVISPTNSSALINGRFAYSKYLIDYNENNFAPRSSGIDGFEGGIDFTYYFPGYSQLKYGVEVSGFHTQLDYTNQLGNATKLDRRNTLAGLFVTYRKNFSKKFIFEPGFRLQYYSNISALSPEPRLGLKYNVSKNVRLKGAAGLYSQNIISTKSDRDIVNFFTGFILSPDQTILDTDGNRVKSNLQRSYHALLGIEVDVKGVEFNLEPWYKNFNQNIELSRVKVNGSDPDFTAGSGIAYGVDLSARYKKKRIYLWGVVSYQQIKYKTTILEDNKVTNNYVNGVPNGVKGVTAVQEYAPPFDRRINVNLLGSYAAGKHKDWDLSVRFNFGSAFPFTQTQGFYENLSPTSSGVNTNVTTQNGNIGILYANDINGGRLSAYHRLDLSVKKRFDLNEHSNFETTFSMSNVYNRNNIFYINRIDNTRIYQLPIFPSVNVTWNF